Proteins from a single region of Dysosmobacter acutus:
- a CDS encoding putative RNA methyltransferase — translation MSLFCCPVCGLPLTRGSSAFRCPRGHSYDIAREGYTHLLIANRKHSADPGDDKGMAAARREFLSMGYYRPLLDALCGLAIRHTGEAPRVLDAGCGEGYYTSGLFHALVQAGKAPVIAGIDISKSILRSAARREKAVEFAVASSYHLPLPDGSVDLLLNCFSPLALEEFTRVVRGGGFFFYVVPAVHHLYEMKQILYDDPYPNEEKETPYPGFTYESIVPVDFTMHLTCQRDIHNLFQMTPYYWKTPKSGAERLLAIDALTTRAGFRIHVFRRN, via the coding sequence ATGAGCCTTTTCTGCTGTCCGGTCTGCGGCCTGCCTCTGACCAGAGGTTCCTCCGCTTTCCGCTGCCCCCGGGGCCACAGCTATGATATCGCCCGGGAGGGCTACACCCACCTGCTGATTGCCAACCGCAAGCATTCCGCCGATCCCGGAGACGACAAGGGCATGGCCGCCGCCCGGCGGGAGTTTCTCTCTATGGGCTACTACCGTCCCCTGTTGGACGCGCTGTGCGGCCTGGCCATACGCCATACGGGAGAAGCCCCCCGGGTGTTGGACGCGGGCTGCGGGGAGGGCTACTACACCTCCGGCCTCTTTCACGCCCTGGTCCAGGCCGGGAAAGCGCCCGTCATAGCGGGCATCGACATCTCCAAATCCATTCTCCGTTCCGCCGCCCGGCGAGAGAAGGCCGTGGAGTTCGCCGTGGCCTCCTCCTATCATCTGCCGCTGCCAGACGGCTCTGTGGACCTGCTGCTGAACTGCTTCTCCCCCCTGGCTCTGGAGGAGTTCACCCGCGTGGTGCGCGGCGGCGGCTTCTTTTTCTATGTAGTTCCCGCCGTCCACCACCTTTACGAGATGAAGCAGATTCTCTACGACGATCCCTACCCCAATGAGGAGAAGGAGACGCCCTACCCCGGCTTCACCTACGAATCCATTGTACCGGTGGACTTCACAATGCATCTCACCTGCCAGCGGGACATTCACAATCTCTTCCAGATGACGCCCTATTACTGGAAAACGCCGAAATCCGGCGCGGAGCGT